From the Pseudomonas monsensis genome, the window CCCCGGGCGGAACTGCCAGACTTTCCGCGCGCGCTGACCGCGCAGGAGCGGCTCGACCATGTGCGGCGGTACTGGCAGAAAGATCAATCGTGAGGTAAGGCGTCCATGGCAAATCCTTCGCGGCAGTGGTTCGGCACAGTCCTCGGCGGGCTCCTGCTGATGGTGCTGACAGGGTGTTCACCGGTCAGGCTGCTGAATGCGCTGACCCCCGACGACACCTTCCACCGAACCGCCGGCATTGCCTATGGCGCCGATCCACGGCAGAAACTCGACGTGTACATGCCACGCCAGCCACTGGAAGGGGCGCCGGTGGTGGTGTTTTTCTACGGCGGCAGCTGGAACAGCGGCGATCGCGGCGATTACGCCTTTGTCGGCGAGGCCTTGGCGTCGCGGGGAATCGTCGCGGTGCTGGCGGATTATCGACTGTACCCGCAAGTGCGTTATCCGCTGTTTCTCGAGGACTCGGCGCAGGCGGTGGCCTGGACCCGGGCACACATACGCGCGTTCTCCGGCAACCCGCAGCGCCTGTACCTGATGGGCCACAGTTCCGGGGCCTACAACGCGGCGATGCTGGCGCTGGACCCAGGCCTGCTGGGGGCGGTGGGCATGTCGTCGAAAGACCTCAGCGGCTGGATCGGTCTGGCCGGCCCTTATGATTTTCTGCCGATCAAGAATGCCGACGTGCGCCCGGTGTTTTTCTGGCCGGACTCACCGCCGCAATCGCAACCGATCAACCATGTCAGGCAGGGCGAACCCCCGGCGCTGCTGATCGCCGCGACCCGGGACACTCTGGTCAACCCGACGCGCAACACCGCAGGCCTGGCACGCAAACTGCGCGAGGCGGGCGTGCCGGTTCAGGACCTGTACTACTCGCGGCCCAGTCATG encodes:
- a CDS encoding alpha/beta hydrolase, encoding MANPSRQWFGTVLGGLLLMVLTGCSPVRLLNALTPDDTFHRTAGIAYGADPRQKLDVYMPRQPLEGAPVVVFFYGGSWNSGDRGDYAFVGEALASRGIVAVLADYRLYPQVRYPLFLEDSAQAVAWTRAHIRAFSGNPQRLYLMGHSSGAYNAAMLALDPGLLGAVGMSSKDLSGWIGLAGPYDFLPIKNADVRPVFFWPDSPPQSQPINHVRQGEPPALLIAATRDTLVNPTRNTAGLARKLREAGVPVQDLYYSRPSHVTLVATLSRPLRRLAPVLDQVVLFVKHTPVQ